The Ferrimonas balearica DSM 9799 genome includes the window GGCGTCAGGACTACCTGGTCTACCCGCAACAGATGCTGGCCACTGAGCTGCTGTCCAAAGATGATCCGCTGATCCTGGAAGCCAAGCGTCACCCCCGCCTGATGGAGCTGGATCTGACCCGCTTCTCCGTGCGCAAGTTCAGCCGTGCCACCGGACCGATTCAGATCGCCCACGGTGATGTGGCTCGCGCCTGCGGTTACTGCCCGGACCTCAAGGTGTATCAGAAGCCGATGCCGCGCTGGAGCAAGTGCTACGAAGACCGCGCCTTCCGCTGGTTGCTGGGCACTCAGGGCACGCCGATTGAGGTGCCGAATGTGCTGTTTATCCGCCATGCCGAGAAGGGGCGCTACCAGCAGGGCAGCCAACTCTCGCTGCTGCGCAAGACCATCCGCCGCATCAAGTCAGCGCTGATTGGCCGCTGACACGCCACTGCGCTGAAACCGCCCGCTTTTTTGCGGGCGGTTTGCCGTTTTGGCCCGGCCACGTACACTGAACTTTTCCCGCAAAGAACGTCCGTTATGCACCGTTACCTGTTCTACATCGAGCAACCCTACTCCTTCTCCATTCTCCGTCCATTGCAGGCCAAAATCCGCGAGCAGGGCGGGGAAGTGCGCTGGTTTCTCAAGGGCGACAAGGTGCAGCACAGCGGGTTGGCTGACGATGAAACTGCGCTGATGAGTGTGGCGGAGGTGCAAGCCTACCAACCCCGTGCGGTGTTTGTGCCGGGCAACGTGGTGCCGGATTTCTTCCCCGGCGTTAAGGTGCAGGTGTTTCACGGGCTGGAGTGGAAGAAAAAGGGCCACTTCCGCATTCGCGGCTTCTTTGACCTTTACTGCACCCACGGCCCCATCACCACCGACCGCTTCCGAAAACTGGGGCAGCAGCACGGCGATTACTTCGAGGTGATCGAAACCGGCTGGCCCAAGATGGACCCCTACCTGGGGCAGCAGAGCCACCAGCGTACTGACCCGCCCACTGTAATCTACGCGCCCACTTTCTCGCCGGCCCTGACTTCGGTGCCGGACCTGTTTCCCCAGATCAAATCACTGAGTGAGCAGGGCACGTTCCGTTTCGTGGTGAAGTTCCATCCCAAGATGGACCCGGAGTGGGTGGCCCGGTATCGCGCCATTGAAGGCCCGTTCCTGCAGGTCAGCAACGAGGCGGACCTGCTCAAAGTGTTTGGTGAGGGGGACGTGGTGCTGTCGGACACCTCCAGTGCGGTGACTGAAGCCCTGATGCTCGGCAAAGTGGTGGTGACTTATAAGAACAGCCAGCCGCAGCCGTGCCTGTTGGACTTCGCTGACCCGACCCAATTAGCGTCTCAGCTGACCCAGGGGCTGGCACCCAGCGCGGCCCTGAACGCAGAGATTGAGCAGTATCTGGGGCAGGTGCATCCGCAACTCGATGGCGGTGCCAGCGAGCGGGTGCTGGTGGCGGTGGAACAGGTGGTGGCCCAGGGGGTGCGGCCCAAGCCCTGGAATCTGCTGCGCAAATGGAAAATCCGTCGCGCCCTGGGCTACTACCACTGGCGCTGAAGGGTTACGCTATACCCCGTTTCCGTCTGACCGAGTCTGCTCAATGCGCATCATCACCTTTGGCACCTTTGATATGTTCCACGTCGGCCACCTCAATATCCTTGAGCGGGCCCGATCGATGGGCGACAGCCTGGTGGTGGGGGTGTCCTCCGACGCACTGAACTTTGCCAAGAAGGGGCGCTACCCCATCTGCAACCAGGATGACCGCATGCGCATTCTGGCGGCGCTGGCCTGCGTGGATAAGGTGTTTGTTGAGGAATCGCTGGAGCAGAAGGCAGAGTACATCCAGCGCTATGGCGCTGATTGCCTGGTGATGGGCGACGACTGGAGCGGCAAGTTCGACCATCTCAATACCCTGTGTCAGGTGCAGTACCTGCCCCGCACCCCGGCCATCTCCACCACCGAGCTGATCGAAGTGGTGCGCTCCGCCCCGCCCCGTTAAGCCAGTTCCGCAGCCAACGCCTTATAGATCGCCAAGGTCGCTTCTACCCCCTGTTCCACATTGAACTTGTCGATGATGCGCTGCTTAGCGGCAGCGCCAAAGCGCGCGGTCAGAGCCGGGTCCTGATAGAGCCGGTAGATGGCCTCCGCCAGTGCCCTCGCGTCGCCGGGGGGCACAATCAACCCCGTTTCTCCATCCGCCACCAATTCAGCGTTACCGCCGGTGTCCGACATGACGGCCGGGGTGCCGTAGGAGTTGGCCTCCAATACCGCCCGGCACAGCCCTTCGCGCTTCAGGGTGGGCAGCACCGTCAGGTCGCTGGCGGCGGCCACTTCCGGGGCATCATTGCGCCACCCCAGCGGGTGGATCTGGTTCGGGCAGCCACTGTTGGCGATCATCTGCTGAATCTTCGGGTTGTCGGGCTCAGCGCCCACCAGCAGCAGATGGATATTGTGTCCCGCTGGCCAGATGTGGGTGGCGTCCATCAGCACCTGCAGCCCCTTACGGGGGCGCAGATTGGCCACCAGTGAAACGGTAAATGCCCCCTCCGGCAGGTTCAGGGCGCTGAGGTCCGCCGGGGGATTCTGGTACCAGCTGGGGTCATGCCCCTTGTACACCGTGGCCAGCCGCTTTTCCGGTTGGCGCACGTGGCGGGCCAGATCCTGTTCGACCGCTTTGGCGACGCAGATGATCTTATCGATGCGCGGGTGCAGCATGGAGAGGTAACTGGATGGGTCGAAGCGGCGAATGTTGCCGGTTTGGCCCCGATAGGCGATGACTTTGACGGGCAGGCCGATGGCGGCAGTAGCCCCGTTACTGACCGGCGTGTTGGAAAACAGGTGGAGCAGTTGGATGCGGTGACTGCGGATCACCCGGCGGATATGGCGAATGGCGGAGAGGGAGAGCTTGCGCTCAAGCGGCTGCGGGATCACCTCGATTCCCCGTTCCCGGTAGTAGTCTTCGAGAATGCTGCCAGGGTTGCACATCACGGTGACCCGCACCTGTCCGGTCTGGTGCAGCGCCGCAATCTGGGCGGCCTCCGGGCGGATTGGATTGATGTTGCTGCGGTACTCTCGCTCGATTACAAGGACGCGGACTGGGGTCATGCTTTGCCTCGGGTGGTTCACCAAGGCACTAACTTACCCGCTGTATGCTGTCTGTAAACAGAACAAAACGGGGATCGCTCTGCGATCCCCGTGATTTCTGCACTTTTTCTGATTTAGATCTGGTAGAAGCTTCGGTACCAGTCGGCAAAACGCTGCAGGCCATCGGCCAGTGAGGTGTCCGGGCTGAAGCCGACGGCGTCGCGCAGGTTGTCGGTGTCGGCGTAGGTGGTGTACACGTCACCGGGCTGCATCGGCATCATGTTGAGATTGGCTTCAACGCCCAGAGCCTTTTCCAGCGTCTGGATAAAGGTCAGCAGTT containing:
- a CDS encoding CDP-glycerol--glycerophosphate glycerophosphotransferase, with product MHRYLFYIEQPYSFSILRPLQAKIREQGGEVRWFLKGDKVQHSGLADDETALMSVAEVQAYQPRAVFVPGNVVPDFFPGVKVQVFHGLEWKKKGHFRIRGFFDLYCTHGPITTDRFRKLGQQHGDYFEVIETGWPKMDPYLGQQSHQRTDPPTVIYAPTFSPALTSVPDLFPQIKSLSEQGTFRFVVKFHPKMDPEWVARYRAIEGPFLQVSNEADLLKVFGEGDVVLSDTSSAVTEALMLGKVVVTYKNSQPQPCLLDFADPTQLASQLTQGLAPSAALNAEIEQYLGQVHPQLDGGASERVLVAVEQVVAQGVRPKPWNLLRKWKIRRALGYYHWR
- a CDS encoding adenylyltransferase/cytidyltransferase family protein, producing the protein MRIITFGTFDMFHVGHLNILERARSMGDSLVVGVSSDALNFAKKGRYPICNQDDRMRILAALACVDKVFVEESLEQKAEYIQRYGADCLVMGDDWSGKFDHLNTLCQVQYLPRTPAISTTELIEVVRSAPPR
- a CDS encoding glycosyltransferase; the protein is MTPVRVLVIEREYRSNINPIRPEAAQIAALHQTGQVRVTVMCNPGSILEDYYRERGIEVIPQPLERKLSLSAIRHIRRVIRSHRIQLLHLFSNTPVSNGATAAIGLPVKVIAYRGQTGNIRRFDPSSYLSMLHPRIDKIICVAKAVEQDLARHVRQPEKRLATVYKGHDPSWYQNPPADLSALNLPEGAFTVSLVANLRPRKGLQVLMDATHIWPAGHNIHLLLVGAEPDNPKIQQMIANSGCPNQIHPLGWRNDAPEVAAASDLTVLPTLKREGLCRAVLEANSYGTPAVMSDTGGNAELVADGETGLIVPPGDARALAEAIYRLYQDPALTARFGAAAKQRIIDKFNVEQGVEATLAIYKALAAELA